Proteins found in one Limnochordia bacterium genomic segment:
- the mraZ gene encoding division/cell wall cluster transcriptional repressor MraZ has product MFMGEYEHTLDSKGRLFIPAKFREDLGETFVATRGLDNCVFVYPMDEWEALELKLKALPLTKADARSFVRFFFSGAAECQLDKQGRIMLPTNLRTYARLEKDVVVIGVSNRVELWSKASWEEYMSLSAESFNEIAEKIVDLGI; this is encoded by the coding sequence ATGTTCATGGGGGAATATGAGCATACGCTCGATAGTAAGGGTCGATTGTTTATACCCGCCAAGTTCAGGGAAGACTTAGGAGAGACCTTTGTTGCGACCCGAGGCTTGGATAATTGTGTCTTTGTGTACCCCATGGATGAATGGGAAGCCCTTGAACTGAAACTCAAGGCTCTTCCACTCACGAAGGCTGATGCAAGATCCTTTGTCCGTTTCTTCTTTTCAGGTGCTGCTGAATGTCAGCTGGACAAGCAGGGGCGGATAATGCTTCCAACCAATCTACGGACCTACGCAAGACTGGAGAAAGATGTTGTTGTAATCGGAGTATCTAATCGGGTGGAGCTATGGTCGAAGGCATCTTGGGAAGAATATATGTCGTTATCTGCCGAATCCTTTAACGAGATAGCAGAAAAGATTGTGGATCTGGGGATATAA